One window from the genome of Pseudomonas frederiksbergensis encodes:
- a CDS encoding response regulator, translating into MTLFAGIKVLLVEDEGTVAMLIEEMLEELGCEVVASVPRLARAREVASTAQFDLAILDVNLAGERVFPVAEILRDRKIPFLFSTGYGASGVPAEFARYPVLHKPFSESELQLKIALTLNHQSLSKEQP; encoded by the coding sequence ATGACGTTATTTGCTGGGATCAAGGTGCTGCTCGTCGAGGACGAGGGGACCGTTGCCATGCTGATCGAGGAAATGCTCGAAGAGCTGGGGTGCGAGGTGGTGGCCTCCGTCCCGCGGCTCGCCCGGGCCCGTGAAGTGGCAAGTACGGCGCAGTTCGACCTGGCGATCCTGGACGTCAACCTCGCCGGGGAGCGGGTTTTTCCGGTTGCCGAAATCCTGCGGGATCGTAAGATTCCATTTCTGTTCAGCACCGGATACGGCGCCAGCGGTGTGCCCGCCGAGTTTGCCCGGTATCCGGTTTTGCATAAGCCGTTTTCAGAAAGCGAATTGCAGTTGAAGATTGCGCTGACCCTGAACCACCAAAGCCTGTCCAAGGAGCAACCATGA
- a CDS encoding HIT family protein: protein MSLHGQYDSQNIFAMILRGEAPAYKIYEDDDVLAFLDIFPQSRGHVLVIPKAAQARNILDVDPAVLGTMMAAVQRLTRVIVDELQPDGVQIAQFNGAPAGQTVFHIHVHIVPRWEGQAPGVHGQGKADPKELEALQARLVGRIRSGG from the coding sequence ATGAGTCTGCACGGCCAATACGATTCCCAGAACATCTTCGCGATGATCCTTCGCGGCGAAGCCCCTGCCTACAAGATCTACGAAGATGACGATGTGCTGGCCTTCCTCGACATCTTTCCCCAATCACGCGGCCATGTGCTGGTCATTCCCAAGGCGGCCCAGGCCCGCAATATCCTCGATGTCGACCCGGCAGTCCTCGGCACGATGATGGCGGCGGTGCAACGCCTTACCCGCGTCATCGTCGACGAGTTGCAGCCGGACGGCGTGCAGATCGCCCAATTCAACGGCGCGCCGGCTGGCCAGACGGTCTTTCACATCCATGTGCATATCGTTCCGCGTTGGGAAGGACAGGCGCCTGGGGTACACGGGCAAGGGAAAGCCGATCCGAAGGAGCTCGAGGCGTTGCAGGCGCGGTTGGTGGGGCGTATTCGTTCGGGGGGCTGA
- a CDS encoding GyrI-like domain-containing protein yields MPEQPSDFAYKKRFDAVLAYIDANLEGDLSVKALSDVANFSAYHFHRQFTAFMGVPVSRYVHLMRLRRAAHQLVALAGYSVLDAALDAGFKSPEAFSRAFGRAFGMAPSVFRKNPSWQVWNTVFAIPHFSRNILMQVRIIELPEVKVAALEHRGPAGLVNESVRQFVQWRMQSGQSPVASSRTFGIPYGNPDTTPPHAFRFAICGEISGDVAPNAFGVQPLIIPGGRYVVVRHVGSPDHIGETIYPIYRDWLPASGEEFRDQPLFFHYLSAYPETPQDQWQTDVYVPLQ; encoded by the coding sequence GTGCCTGAACAACCGAGCGATTTCGCTTACAAAAAACGCTTCGACGCCGTCTTGGCCTACATCGACGCCAATCTCGAAGGTGATCTTTCGGTGAAGGCGTTGAGTGACGTGGCGAACTTCTCGGCTTATCACTTCCACCGGCAGTTCACGGCGTTCATGGGCGTGCCCGTTTCGCGTTATGTGCATCTGATGCGGCTGCGACGCGCGGCACATCAGTTGGTCGCCCTTGCCGGTTACTCGGTATTGGACGCCGCGCTGGATGCGGGTTTTAAAAGCCCCGAGGCATTTTCCAGGGCGTTCGGTCGAGCGTTCGGCATGGCGCCAAGCGTGTTCAGGAAGAACCCAAGCTGGCAGGTCTGGAATACGGTGTTCGCCATCCCCCACTTTTCAAGGAATATCCTCATGCAAGTTCGAATCATCGAACTCCCTGAAGTCAAGGTCGCCGCGCTGGAACATCGTGGACCGGCTGGGCTGGTCAACGAAAGCGTGCGCCAGTTCGTCCAATGGCGCATGCAGAGCGGGCAGTCGCCGGTGGCATCGAGCCGTACGTTCGGCATTCCCTATGGCAACCCTGATACCACACCGCCACACGCTTTCCGCTTCGCGATCTGCGGTGAGATTAGTGGGGATGTAGCGCCGAATGCGTTCGGTGTCCAGCCGCTCATCATCCCCGGCGGACGTTACGTCGTGGTTCGCCACGTGGGGTCACCTGATCACATCGGCGAAACGATCTACCCGATCTACCGCGACTGGCTGCCCGCGAGCGGCGAAGAATTTCGCGACCAGCCGCTGTTCTTCCATTACCTGAGCGCCTATCCCGAGACGCCACAGGATCAATGGCAAACCGATGTGTATGTCCCGCTGCAATGA
- a CDS encoding low molecular weight protein tyrosine phosphatase family protein encodes MTNLLFVCSRNQWRSPTAEAIWRRRPGFSVRSAGTSPNARRHIGPADIRWADIIFVMERKHLNRLQAEYSRLLEYKRIHTLDIPDDYRYMDPELVDILEDAVKRHLSV; translated from the coding sequence GTGACAAACCTTCTGTTCGTCTGCAGTCGTAACCAGTGGCGCAGCCCCACGGCGGAGGCAATCTGGCGCCGCCGCCCGGGCTTCAGTGTCCGCTCGGCGGGCACCAGCCCTAACGCGCGCAGGCACATCGGCCCAGCGGACATTCGCTGGGCCGACATCATTTTTGTCATGGAACGCAAACACCTGAATCGCTTGCAGGCCGAATATTCCCGACTGCTTGAATACAAGCGGATCCATACCTTGGATATTCCCGACGACTATCGCTACATGGATCCGGAGTTGGTAGACATACTCGAAGACGCGGTGAAGCGTCATCTCAGCGTTTAA